Proteins encoded together in one Cellulomonas gilvus ATCC 13127 window:
- a CDS encoding TerD family protein → MDEIVLRKGANCEVPSEVESLQVVVAWDEPDGEVDVDAAALLLAGDRRVRSDAEFVFFNQPASPDGSVRLVGRSSTESGSHELVRIDLVRIDPEVDCVAVTASLGDGDFGSLAGLRLRILDAGGEPLARYDIDDADAETAFVFCEVYRRGPGWKVRAVGQGWDSGLAGLASDFGVTVDDGVDSDVPPVDDAPLGEEADGAVVQVDAAEAEPSLVEPVDGVPDESLDPDGVAQVIEFPATPTGRVRPTRPRPGVRTSKRAAVVVRPPRLKLAGAETWQPSRLFSISGVGTAEEQEKRATSALLATVMAVPAFGRALSARFGAPAGPVETFLEVPFGLGESTVYPDGVLRVARGGKLWTAVLEVKTGSGQLLREQVERYLDVARQEGYDTVVTLSNEIAAHPGEHPVLVDKRKLRRATLTHISWAEVLHEAKFTLHHRGVGDPLQAWILHEFIRYIEHPRSGAATFEDMGPSWVPVREAIHAGTLRGSDKKVPAVAAAWVRLVRHLCLRLSSDLGVNVVPSVARKLAGDPAAHVQSIVTRLASEGALEAVIKVPLAAGPLTVTADLRTSQVRTSVAVRAPQEGNGQRRIAWLLRQLKDAPDALLVEAVFAARTETACEQLKDVRDNPTMLLPDRGVEISAFRLSLASAMGTKRSGQRGAFVPSVTSAVEAFYSSVVQPLKAWQPAAPKLSEDVESEAIETQESEVSDEAIS, encoded by the coding sequence ATGGACGAGATCGTTCTGCGCAAGGGGGCCAACTGCGAGGTCCCGTCCGAGGTGGAGAGCCTGCAGGTCGTGGTGGCGTGGGACGAGCCGGACGGCGAGGTCGACGTGGATGCCGCGGCGCTGCTGCTCGCGGGCGACCGTCGAGTCCGCTCGGACGCCGAGTTCGTCTTCTTCAACCAGCCCGCGTCACCCGACGGCTCGGTCCGCCTGGTCGGACGTTCGAGCACCGAGTCGGGCTCGCACGAGCTGGTCCGGATCGACCTCGTCAGGATCGACCCGGAGGTGGACTGCGTCGCGGTCACGGCGAGCCTCGGAGACGGGGACTTCGGTTCGCTCGCGGGCCTGCGCCTGCGGATCCTCGACGCCGGGGGTGAGCCGCTCGCGAGGTACGACATCGACGACGCCGACGCGGAGACGGCGTTCGTCTTCTGCGAGGTCTATCGACGCGGCCCCGGCTGGAAGGTGCGCGCTGTCGGGCAGGGGTGGGACTCCGGCCTCGCGGGCCTGGCGTCCGACTTCGGCGTCACCGTGGACGACGGCGTCGACAGCGACGTGCCACCCGTCGACGACGCACCGCTCGGCGAGGAGGCCGACGGCGCCGTCGTCCAGGTCGATGCCGCCGAGGCCGAGCCGTCGCTCGTCGAACCCGTGGACGGCGTACCGGACGAGAGCCTCGATCCGGACGGCGTCGCGCAGGTGATCGAGTTCCCGGCGACGCCGACCGGGCGCGTGCGCCCGACGCGCCCGCGTCCGGGCGTGCGGACCAGCAAGCGCGCCGCCGTCGTCGTCAGGCCACCGCGGCTCAAGCTCGCGGGCGCCGAGACCTGGCAGCCGTCGCGTCTGTTCTCCATCTCCGGTGTCGGCACCGCCGAGGAGCAGGAGAAGCGTGCGACCTCCGCACTCCTCGCCACGGTCATGGCAGTTCCCGCCTTCGGGCGCGCACTCAGCGCGCGGTTCGGGGCGCCAGCGGGACCTGTCGAGACGTTCCTCGAGGTGCCCTTCGGTCTGGGGGAGTCGACTGTCTACCCCGACGGGGTGCTGCGCGTCGCGCGCGGCGGGAAGCTGTGGACGGCCGTCCTCGAGGTCAAGACGGGTAGCGGACAACTCCTCAGGGAGCAGGTCGAGCGCTACCTCGACGTCGCGCGGCAGGAGGGCTACGACACCGTCGTGACCCTCTCCAACGAGATCGCGGCACATCCGGGCGAGCACCCGGTGCTCGTGGACAAGCGCAAGCTGCGCCGAGCGACGTTGACCCACATCTCGTGGGCGGAGGTGCTGCACGAGGCGAAGTTCACGCTCCACCACCGCGGCGTCGGCGACCCCCTGCAAGCCTGGATCCTCCACGAGTTCATCCGCTACATCGAGCACCCGCGCTCAGGAGCCGCGACCTTCGAGGACATGGGTCCGTCGTGGGTGCCCGTCAGGGAGGCGATCCACGCAGGCACGCTTCGTGGGAGCGACAAGAAGGTTCCCGCGGTCGCGGCGGCGTGGGTACGGCTGGTGCGGCACCTGTGCCTCCGCCTCAGCAGCGATCTGGGCGTCAACGTCGTCCCGTCCGTCGCGCGCAAGCTTGCCGGTGACCCGGCTGCTCACGTGCAGTCGATCGTCACGCGGCTGGCATCGGAGGGTGCCCTCGAGGCGGTCATCAAGGTCCCGCTCGCCGCTGGGCCGTTGACCGTCACGGCCGACCTGCGCACCTCTCAGGTCCGGACGTCGGTCGCGGTCCGCGCGCCCCAGGAGGGCAACGGGCAGCGGCGGATCGCGTGGCTCCTGCGCCAGCTGAAGGACGCGCCCGACGCGCTCCTCGTCGAGGCGGTGTTCGCGGCGCGCACCGAGACGGCGTGCGAACAGCTGAAGGACGTGCGCGACAACCCGACGATGCTCCTGCCCGACAGGGGCGTGGAGATCAGCGCGTTCCGGCTCTCGCTCGCCAGTGCCATGGGGACCAAGCGGTCCGGCCAGCGAGGCGCTTTTGTGCCGAGCGTGACGAGTGCGGTGGAGGCGTTCTACTCGTCGGTCGTCCAGCCGCTCAAGGCCTGGCAGCCGGCAGCGCCCAAGCTGTCCGAGGACGTCGAGAGCGAGGCGATCGAGACGCAGGAGAGCGAGGTCTCCGACGAGGCGATCTCGTAG
- a CDS encoding response regulator transcription factor — translation MTGAVRVVVVDDQPTIRLGLRMILDHEPDVEVVGEAGDGQAAVDVVREVRPDVVLLDVRMPGTDGVEAARRIRADPDLAAVRIVVLTTFDDEEYVTGALHAGAHAFLLKDAEPATLVDTVHRVHRGESVLDPKVTGVVVGQWRAGTAPRAAAAGRAAEAIGTLTQREREVLVAVARGGSNTDVAAELGVGEATVKAHVHALLRKLGCTTRTQLVVTAYESGLVRVGGQ, via the coding sequence ATGACGGGTGCGGTGCGCGTGGTGGTGGTCGACGACCAGCCGACGATCCGCCTGGGGCTGCGCATGATCCTCGACCACGAGCCCGACGTGGAGGTGGTCGGTGAGGCGGGCGACGGGCAGGCGGCGGTCGACGTCGTGCGCGAGGTCCGGCCCGACGTGGTGCTGCTGGACGTCCGGATGCCCGGGACCGACGGGGTCGAGGCCGCGCGCCGGATCCGCGCGGACCCGGACCTGGCGGCCGTGCGCATCGTCGTGCTCACCACGTTCGACGACGAGGAGTACGTCACCGGTGCGCTGCACGCGGGTGCGCACGCGTTCCTGCTGAAGGACGCCGAGCCCGCGACGCTCGTCGACACCGTGCACCGCGTGCACCGCGGCGAGTCGGTGCTGGACCCCAAGGTCACGGGCGTGGTGGTGGGCCAGTGGCGCGCGGGCACCGCACCGCGTGCGGCCGCGGCGGGGCGTGCCGCGGAGGCGATCGGCACGCTCACCCAACGTGAGCGGGAGGTGCTCGTCGCGGTCGCGCGGGGCGGCTCGAACACCGACGTCGCGGCCGAGCTGGGCGTGGGCGAGGCGACCGTCAAGGCGCACGTGCACGCGCTGCTGCGCAAGCTCGGCTGCACCACCCGCACGCAGCTCGTCGTGACCGCGTACGAGTCGGGGCTGGTCCGCGTCGGCGGTCAGTAG
- a CDS encoding D-alanyl-D-alanine carboxypeptidase family protein, translating into MTRPTRTAPGTRTAARTAARTAHSSAGGAAVPGGVLAASQAHERARQRRRRWRVGWGVLVALVLAVGVNQAARVAADAVGPQGGSTAGDRTHGDGTSGGEHAATGLDPELERRFAAAQDAAAADGVTLVLNSGWRSADEQRRIVRDAVDKYGSEREAHRWVLPARHSAHVQGLAVDVGPPEGAQWLSEHGEALGLCRTYENEPWHFEPLPAGADTCPPIHPDSSWGWS; encoded by the coding sequence GTGACCCGACCGACCCGCACCGCACCCGGAACCCGCACCGCCGCCCGCACCGCCGCCCGCACCGCGCACAGCTCCGCCGGCGGCGCCGCGGTGCCCGGAGGCGTGCTGGCGGCCTCGCAGGCCCACGAGCGGGCGAGGCAGCGCCGGCGCAGGTGGCGGGTCGGGTGGGGCGTGCTCGTCGCGCTCGTGCTCGCGGTGGGGGTGAACCAGGCCGCACGCGTGGCCGCCGATGCCGTCGGACCGCAGGGGGGTTCGACGGCGGGCGACCGCACGCACGGCGACGGCACGTCCGGCGGCGAGCATGCCGCGACCGGGCTCGACCCCGAGCTCGAGCGGCGGTTCGCCGCGGCGCAGGACGCCGCCGCGGCCGACGGCGTCACGCTCGTGCTCAACTCCGGCTGGCGCTCGGCCGACGAGCAGCGCCGCATCGTGCGGGACGCCGTCGACAAGTACGGCAGCGAGCGCGAGGCGCACCGCTGGGTCCTGCCCGCCCGGCACTCCGCGCACGTGCAGGGCCTCGCGGTCGACGTCGGCCCGCCCGAGGGCGCGCAGTGGCTCAGCGAGCACGGCGAGGCCCTGGGGCTGTGCCGCACGTACGAGAACGAGCCGTGGCACTTCGAGCCGCTGCCGGCCGGCGCCGACACGTGCCCCCCGATTCACCCCGACTCGTCGTGGGGCTGGTCGTAG
- a CDS encoding MFS transporter encodes MRSLVVDTTPLRISPDFRRLWWGLSIANLGTQLTVVAVGLQVYGITGSTLSVGVLGMCAFVPLVVFGLYGGAVVDHYDRRTVALVASVVSWVAILVLAVQGWAGNEHVGLLYALTAVQSGANAVNSPARSAIIPRLLAPKLMPAANALQAIGFQTALTVGPLAGAGLASIDYGLAYTVDAVLFTFALGAVLRLPPVLPEPSDSRRARVGLASVVDGLRYLATQPDVRMTFAVDLCAMILAMPRVVFPAVGIWYLGGGETTTGILTAALAVGAVSSGLLSGGLARVRWQGRTITWAITGWAASVVAFGLVLVAVGRDRPEHALWGAIAVACLTLVAAGASDEVSAIFRQTILQTATPDDMRGRLQGVFIVVVAGGPRLGDMFIGSVSGAVGEGWAVVIGGVLCAAALWTLVRTQRSFWRYDAHRLTPGART; translated from the coding sequence GTGCGGTCCCTCGTCGTCGACACGACGCCCCTGCGGATCAGCCCCGACTTCCGTCGCCTCTGGTGGGGCCTGTCGATCGCCAACCTGGGGACGCAGCTCACCGTGGTGGCCGTCGGGCTCCAGGTCTACGGCATCACCGGGTCGACGCTGTCGGTCGGGGTGCTCGGCATGTGCGCGTTCGTGCCGCTCGTGGTGTTCGGGCTGTACGGCGGTGCGGTCGTCGACCACTACGACCGACGCACGGTCGCACTCGTCGCGAGCGTCGTCTCGTGGGTCGCCATCCTGGTGCTCGCGGTGCAGGGGTGGGCCGGCAACGAGCACGTCGGGCTGCTGTACGCGCTGACGGCGGTCCAGTCGGGTGCGAACGCGGTGAACTCGCCCGCACGCTCCGCGATCATCCCGCGCCTGCTCGCCCCGAAGCTCATGCCGGCCGCCAACGCGCTGCAGGCGATCGGCTTCCAGACCGCCCTCACGGTCGGCCCGCTGGCCGGCGCCGGGCTCGCCTCGATCGACTACGGCCTGGCGTACACCGTGGACGCGGTGCTGTTCACGTTCGCGCTGGGTGCGGTGCTCCGCCTGCCGCCCGTCCTGCCCGAGCCCTCGGACTCGCGCCGGGCGCGCGTGGGCCTGGCCTCCGTGGTCGACGGCCTGCGCTACCTGGCGACGCAGCCGGACGTGCGCATGACCTTCGCTGTGGACCTGTGCGCCATGATCCTGGCGATGCCGCGCGTCGTGTTCCCCGCGGTCGGCATCTGGTACCTCGGTGGTGGCGAGACCACCACCGGCATCCTCACCGCGGCGCTCGCGGTCGGCGCCGTCTCGTCGGGACTGCTGTCCGGCGGGCTCGCGCGCGTGCGCTGGCAGGGCCGGACCATCACGTGGGCGATCACCGGGTGGGCGGCGTCCGTGGTCGCGTTCGGCCTGGTGCTGGTCGCGGTCGGCCGGGACCGGCCCGAGCACGCGCTGTGGGGTGCGATCGCGGTCGCGTGCCTCACGCTCGTCGCGGCGGGCGCGTCCGACGAGGTCAGCGCCATCTTCCGGCAGACCATCCTGCAGACCGCGACGCCCGACGACATGCGCGGCCGGCTGCAGGGCGTGTTCATCGTGGTGGTCGCGGGCGGACCGCGCCTGGGCGACATGTTCATCGGCTCGGTCTCGGGCGCGGTGGGCGAGGGGTGGGCCGTGGTGATCGGCGGCGTGCTGTGCGCCGCGGCGCTGTGGACCCTGGTCCGCACGCAACGCTCGTTCTGGCGCTACGACGCGCACCGCTTGACCCCAGGAGCACGCACATGA
- a CDS encoding GNAT family N-acetyltransferase: MVDVVEVTQEERFEARRDGELLGFAAYTLDRGTVVLTHTEVFPEHEGQGVAGELVRGALDQVRASGRDVVPLCPYVRAWLGRHPEYQDLVRADPSNG; the protein is encoded by the coding sequence ATGGTGGACGTGGTGGAGGTCACGCAGGAGGAGCGGTTCGAGGCGCGCCGGGACGGGGAGCTGCTCGGGTTCGCGGCGTACACGCTGGACCGGGGCACAGTCGTGCTCACGCATACGGAGGTGTTCCCGGAGCACGAGGGGCAGGGCGTCGCGGGTGAGCTGGTCCGTGGCGCGTTGGACCAGGTGAGGGCCTCGGGCCGGGACGTCGTGCCGCTGTGCCCGTACGTCAGGGCGTGGCTGGGGCGGCACCCCGAGTACCAGGACCTGGTCCGCGCGGATCCCTCGAACGGGTGA
- a CDS encoding MFS transporter: MLGPYREVLARPGALAFSVAGVVARLPISMVGIGIVLAVSSLYDSYAMAGRVSAVFVVASSLTAPLIARLVDRHGQARVMRVALATCGTGLVGLIAALLAHAPEPVLWAAAVVAGISGQFGSLVRARWSHLLQGDAKALHTAYSLEAALDEVVFIVGPAAATILATGVTPTAGLVVPLVATVVGGTWFLSQRRTEPPPVPHHGSGGGSLVAVPGMLVLVVVFLAMGAIFGATDVATVAFAEEADRKSAAGLILAVFAAGSMVSGLLYGARHWVRPLWMRFGIGMVALAAGVSLFVVVQSLWALAAVMFVTGFAIAPTLINGNGLVQELVPARRLTEGLTWVGTSLGVGVSIGSSIAGARIDAEGSHGGFVVVVVAGACAAVATVASLRTLRAAHHAGLAAAKDAEAAPGEVEDARPGPEDEPRP; encoded by the coding sequence GTGCTGGGGCCTTACCGGGAAGTGCTGGCGCGGCCCGGGGCGCTCGCGTTCTCCGTCGCGGGAGTCGTCGCGCGGCTGCCGATCTCGATGGTGGGCATCGGGATCGTGCTCGCGGTGTCGTCGTTGTACGACTCCTACGCGATGGCGGGCCGGGTCTCGGCGGTGTTCGTCGTCGCATCCTCGCTGACCGCGCCGCTCATCGCGCGCCTGGTGGACCGGCACGGGCAGGCCCGCGTCATGCGCGTGGCGCTCGCGACGTGCGGGACCGGCCTCGTCGGGCTCATCGCCGCGCTGCTCGCGCACGCCCCCGAACCCGTGCTGTGGGCCGCGGCCGTCGTCGCGGGGATCAGCGGCCAGTTCGGCTCGCTGGTGCGTGCCCGCTGGTCCCACCTGCTGCAGGGCGACGCCAAGGCGCTGCACACCGCGTACTCGCTCGAGGCCGCGCTCGACGAGGTCGTCTTCATCGTCGGACCGGCCGCGGCCACCATCCTCGCCACCGGCGTGACCCCCACCGCGGGCCTCGTGGTGCCGCTCGTGGCCACCGTGGTCGGCGGCACCTGGTTCCTGTCGCAGCGCCGCACCGAGCCGCCACCCGTCCCGCACCACGGCTCCGGCGGCGGGTCGCTGGTCGCGGTGCCCGGGATGCTCGTGCTGGTCGTCGTGTTCCTGGCGATGGGCGCGATCTTCGGGGCGACCGACGTCGCGACCGTCGCGTTCGCCGAGGAGGCCGACCGCAAGTCCGCGGCGGGGCTCATCCTCGCGGTGTTCGCGGCCGGCTCCATGGTCTCCGGCCTCCTGTACGGCGCGCGTCACTGGGTGCGACCCCTGTGGATGCGGTTCGGCATCGGGATGGTCGCGCTCGCCGCGGGTGTGTCGCTGTTCGTCGTGGTGCAGTCGCTGTGGGCGCTCGCCGCCGTGATGTTCGTGACCGGGTTCGCGATCGCGCCCACGCTGATCAACGGCAACGGCCTGGTCCAGGAGCTGGTCCCGGCGCGGCGCCTCACGGAGGGGCTCACCTGGGTGGGGACGTCGCTGGGCGTCGGCGTGTCCATCGGTTCGTCGATCGCGGGTGCGCGCATCGACGCCGAGGGCTCGCACGGCGGCTTCGTCGTCGTCGTGGTCGCGGGCGCGTGCGCGGCCGTCGCGACGGTCGCGTCCCTGCGTACGCTGCGCGCCGCGCACCACGCGGGGCTCGCCGCCGCCAAGGACGCCGAGGCCGCACCCGGCGAGGTCGAGGACGCACGTCCCGGCCCGGAGGACGAGCCGCGGCCCTAG
- a CDS encoding IS481 family transposase, producing the protein MSHANAPFTPEGRLRLVRRCAHRPIAHVAAEAGISRQCLSKWKARFDELGEVGLADRASVPHASPTQLEPDLVALIETWRREHKWSARAIHLELVRRGHQVSVATVGRWLVRLGISRRRDIDPDGSMNRTAGRITARYPGHMVHLDVKKVGRIPDGGGWRAHGRGSAADKAAQRAKTKGARAGYVYLHSAVDGFSRLAYTEHLPDEKAATTIGFFCRARAFFAAHGINRLVRVVTDNGANYTAKAFTRTVTAFASRHQRIRPHTPRHNGKVERYNRILAEELLYARIWTSEAERAAAIKIWNVHYNYHRCHTAAGNQPPASRLHAGVTNLMSRNI; encoded by the coding sequence ATGAGCCACGCTAACGCCCCGTTCACCCCCGAAGGGCGGCTGCGGCTCGTGCGCCGCTGCGCCCACCGACCGATCGCTCACGTCGCTGCCGAGGCGGGCATCTCTCGGCAGTGCCTGTCGAAGTGGAAGGCCCGGTTCGACGAGTTGGGCGAGGTCGGGCTGGCCGACCGGGCGAGTGTCCCTCACGCGTCCCCGACCCAGCTCGAGCCCGACCTGGTCGCGTTGATCGAGACGTGGCGCCGGGAGCACAAGTGGTCGGCCCGGGCGATCCACCTCGAGCTGGTCCGCCGCGGGCACCAGGTCTCGGTCGCGACCGTCGGGCGGTGGCTGGTCCGCCTGGGCATCAGCCGGCGCCGCGACATCGACCCCGACGGGTCGATGAACCGCACCGCGGGCCGCATCACCGCCCGCTACCCCGGTCACATGGTCCATCTGGACGTCAAGAAGGTCGGGCGCATCCCCGATGGCGGCGGCTGGCGCGCTCACGGGCGCGGCTCAGCGGCGGACAAGGCCGCCCAGCGGGCCAAGACCAAGGGCGCCCGCGCCGGCTACGTCTACCTGCACTCCGCCGTCGACGGCTTCTCCCGACTGGCCTACACCGAGCACCTGCCCGACGAGAAGGCAGCGACCACGATCGGGTTCTTCTGCCGGGCACGGGCGTTCTTCGCCGCCCACGGCATCAACCGGCTGGTCCGGGTGGTCACCGACAACGGCGCGAACTACACCGCCAAGGCGTTCACCCGGACGGTGACCGCGTTCGCCTCGCGTCACCAGCGGATCCGTCCGCACACTCCCCGGCACAACGGCAAGGTCGAGAGATACAACCGGATCCTGGCCGAGGAACTCCTCTACGCCCGCATCTGGACCTCCGAGGCCGAGCGGGCCGCAGCGATCAAGATCTGGAACGTCCACTACAACTACCATCGCTGCCACACCGCCGCCGGCAACCAGCCCCCGGCCTCACGCCTCCACGCAGGCGTCACCAACCTCATGAGCCGGAACATCTAG
- a CDS encoding LacI family DNA-binding transcriptional regulator, whose translation MEPRATPRKRPTIRDVAAAAGVSRGTVSRVINGGHWVSPEALAAVEEAIRTTGYKANQHARSLVTGRSNSVAFLLTEPQHLLFEDPNFSILLRCAANELAARGMPLLLMVAGTPAEQEQMLGYVGAGHVDGVLLISSHAGSPVLRELVAQQIPTIACGIPLGFESRVGCVAADDLGGARVMTRHLMERGRSRIAMITGPMDTPGGRLRLEGYRQELGDAYDESLVVHGDYTRASGGRAMAELLERRPDLDAVFAANDLMAASAMVVLADSGRTVPDDVAVGGFDDAGVAVTVNPNLTTMRQPFERISSEMVRLLLEVVDGHPPAAVTLPASLVVREST comes from the coding sequence ATGGAGCCGAGAGCAACGCCGCGCAAGCGGCCGACGATCCGCGACGTGGCGGCCGCAGCCGGGGTGTCACGCGGCACCGTGTCGCGCGTCATCAACGGCGGCCACTGGGTCTCCCCGGAGGCGCTCGCCGCCGTCGAGGAGGCGATCCGCACCACCGGCTACAAGGCCAACCAGCACGCGCGCAGCCTGGTGACCGGCCGGTCCAACTCGGTCGCGTTCCTGCTCACGGAGCCCCAGCACCTGCTGTTCGAGGACCCCAACTTCTCCATCCTGCTGCGCTGCGCGGCCAACGAGCTGGCCGCGCGCGGCATGCCGCTGCTGCTCATGGTCGCGGGCACGCCCGCCGAGCAGGAGCAGATGCTCGGCTACGTCGGCGCGGGCCACGTGGACGGCGTGCTGCTCATCTCCTCGCACGCCGGCTCGCCCGTGCTGCGCGAGCTCGTGGCGCAGCAGATCCCGACCATCGCGTGCGGCATCCCGCTGGGCTTCGAGTCGCGCGTGGGCTGCGTGGCCGCGGACGACCTGGGGGGCGCGCGGGTCATGACGCGGCACCTGATGGAGCGCGGACGCTCACGCATCGCGATGATCACCGGCCCCATGGACACACCGGGCGGGCGTCTGCGCCTCGAGGGCTATCGCCAGGAGCTCGGGGACGCGTACGACGAGTCGCTCGTGGTGCACGGCGACTACACGCGCGCGAGCGGCGGCCGGGCCATGGCCGAGCTGCTCGAGCGTCGGCCGGACCTGGACGCGGTGTTCGCCGCGAACGACCTGATGGCCGCGAGCGCCATGGTGGTGCTGGCGGACTCGGGCCGCACGGTGCCCGACGACGTGGCGGTGGGCGGCTTCGACGACGCGGGCGTGGCCGTCACGGTCAACCCGAACCTCACGACGATGCGCCAGCCGTTCGAGCGGATCAGCTCGGAGATGGTCCGCCTGCTGCTCGAGGTGGTCGACGGCCACCCGCCGGCCGCCGTGACGCTGCCGGCCTCGCTCGTCGTGCGCGAGAGCACCTGA
- a CDS encoding sensor histidine kinase, whose product MPATLPPVPPPPVADRRAREAVLTPKAGTGPRGAWRTAARTDVPIGLAVGTLWSLGLLVAMRSANWMPLSIEGYWWAGLWLTITLATWRAAPRASFWVVAVGYPVTYSFVVTDGWGMSSPSHILPLLVAAFGVTRSGGLRVVPAVVASVGAELVLSAGLAGATRGVTGGEWFPAIDRSSAVQLTALVVAAAVIGSIMRRLALTSASLEQRNAELLALQEVRARAAVRDERTRIARELHDVVAHHVSAIVVRAQAADRVADRDPQAPREAVRWIAPAGREALDAMRSVVRVLRAADDESAPLAPTAGLESLPAVVERVRAAGVVVTAELPAPLPACPPAVGLAVVRVAQEALTNVLVHSAATEAVLTLSVAGGTLVLDVRDPGPPRAEASRGGNGLVHMRERAAAAGGTLAVGPAPDGGWRVLLMVPTNGRDGAMR is encoded by the coding sequence GTGCCCGCCACCCTCCCGCCGGTCCCGCCGCCGCCCGTGGCGGACCGCCGGGCCCGCGAGGCGGTGCTCACACCGAAGGCAGGCACAGGCCCGCGCGGGGCGTGGCGGACGGCGGCCCGCACGGACGTACCCATCGGGCTCGCCGTGGGCACGCTGTGGTCGCTCGGGCTGCTGGTCGCGATGCGTTCGGCCAACTGGATGCCGTTGAGCATCGAGGGCTACTGGTGGGCGGGCCTGTGGCTCACGATCACGCTGGCCACGTGGCGGGCCGCGCCGCGCGCGTCGTTCTGGGTGGTCGCGGTCGGCTACCCCGTGACGTACTCGTTCGTCGTGACCGACGGCTGGGGCATGTCGTCGCCGTCGCACATCCTGCCGCTGCTGGTCGCGGCGTTCGGCGTGACGCGCAGCGGCGGGCTGCGCGTGGTGCCCGCGGTCGTCGCGTCGGTGGGCGCCGAGCTGGTGCTCTCGGCCGGGCTCGCGGGTGCGACGCGCGGGGTCACGGGCGGCGAGTGGTTCCCCGCGATCGACCGGTCGAGCGCCGTCCAGCTGACCGCGCTCGTCGTCGCCGCGGCCGTGATCGGGAGCATCATGCGGCGGCTCGCGCTGACGAGCGCGTCGCTCGAGCAGCGCAACGCCGAGCTGCTGGCGCTGCAGGAGGTCCGCGCGCGGGCGGCGGTGCGTGACGAGCGCACACGGATCGCGCGGGAGCTGCACGACGTGGTCGCGCACCACGTCTCGGCGATCGTCGTGCGCGCGCAGGCCGCGGACCGGGTCGCGGACCGCGACCCGCAGGCGCCGCGCGAGGCCGTGCGGTGGATCGCACCGGCGGGCCGCGAGGCGCTCGACGCGATGCGGTCGGTGGTGCGCGTGCTGCGTGCTGCGGACGACGAGTCCGCGCCGCTCGCCCCCACCGCGGGGCTCGAGTCCCTGCCCGCGGTGGTCGAGCGCGTGCGCGCGGCAGGCGTCGTCGTGACGGCCGAGCTCCCCGCGCCCCTGCCCGCGTGCCCGCCGGCGGTCGGACTCGCGGTGGTGCGCGTGGCCCAGGAGGCGCTCACCAACGTGCTGGTGCACTCGGCCGCGACCGAGGCGGTGCTCACGCTGTCGGTCGCCGGAGGGACGTTGGTGCTGGACGTCCGGGACCCCGGCCCGCCCCGCGCGGAGGCCTCGCGCGGCGGCAACGGCCTGGTGCACATGCGCGAGCGCGCGGCCGCGGCGGGCGGGACCCTCGCGGTCGGCCCCGCACCGGACGGCGGCTGGCGCGTGCTGCTGATGGTGCCGACGAACGGACGGGACGGGGCGATGCGATGA
- a CDS encoding phosphotransferase family protein, producing the protein MPDDAAPDLPLDALTRLVAPLGTLADATRLEGGLFATTYRVTLEDGTRVVVKTAPVATGRLLTHEHDLLRTEAEVYALGAEHPDLLLPRLLHQDFTREVVGGDVVVAAHLDGVPWKDAGFGPAGLDPRTARAHGDLAALIGRFAAVTGTTFGYPQSPALQADTWRGALTAMVEALLSDAQRWSVDVPADRIRTALDRHGAALDEVTEPRLVHSDLWPGNLFVDPVTGALTGVIDPERALWGDPLVDVVGADPMWDGPGLDLDDSFDLTSPSGAARLLLARMWLALVMTVEIAPRAYTGDWVAEYDSANRGNLLRALDELGV; encoded by the coding sequence GTGCCCGACGACGCCGCACCCGACCTCCCGCTCGACGCCCTGACCAGGCTGGTCGCTCCGCTGGGGACGCTGGCCGACGCGACCCGCCTCGAGGGCGGCCTGTTCGCGACGACGTACCGCGTCACGCTCGAGGACGGGACGCGCGTCGTCGTGAAGACCGCACCCGTGGCCACCGGCCGCCTCCTCACGCACGAGCACGACCTGCTGCGGACCGAGGCCGAGGTGTACGCGCTGGGCGCGGAGCACCCGGACCTCCTGCTCCCGCGGCTGCTGCACCAGGACTTCACGCGTGAGGTGGTCGGCGGGGACGTCGTGGTCGCGGCCCACCTGGACGGCGTGCCGTGGAAGGACGCCGGCTTCGGCCCCGCCGGCCTGGACCCACGCACGGCACGAGCGCACGGGGACCTCGCGGCGCTCATCGGCCGGTTCGCCGCGGTCACCGGAACCACGTTCGGCTACCCGCAGTCCCCCGCGCTGCAGGCGGACACGTGGCGCGGGGCGCTGACCGCGATGGTCGAGGCGCTCCTGTCCGACGCGCAGCGGTGGTCGGTCGACGTCCCGGCCGATCGCATCCGCACCGCGCTGGACCGCCACGGCGCCGCGCTCGACGAGGTCACCGAGCCCCGCCTCGTGCACTCCGACCTGTGGCCCGGCAACCTGTTCGTCGACCCCGTCACGGGCGCGCTCACGGGCGTGATCGACCCCGAGCGCGCGCTGTGGGGCGACCCGCTCGTCGACGTGGTGGGCGCCGACCCCATGTGGGACGGGCCCGGCCTGGACCTCGACGACTCGTTCGACCTCACCTCGCCGTCCGGTGCCGCGCGGCTACTGCTGGCCCGCATGTGGCTCGCGCTCGTGATGACGGTCGAGATCGCGCCCCGCGCCTACACCGGCGACTGGGTGGCGGAGTACGACTCCGCGAACCGAGGCAACCTGCTGCGCGCCCTCGACGAGCTCGGCGTCTAG